One Leishmania major strain Friedlin complete genome, chromosome 29 DNA segment encodes these proteins:
- a CDS encoding conserved hypothetical protein (previous protein_id=AAZ09488.1): MQRHATTAAVTPERDLEDRLQRALHENSILKLQKNELEEKLKKVQTQFRRLAADWRRAQESGAVVSPGSVSSPCWAALPARPHSAAETGIRGSSATPSLRGLLPPLNPNQPAHAPTGTSPDTAKQFKKQGSSPSFTTAAAGVSEAELAACKAALAHAQLELQQVRAAALAAAKARTTALAASSNATTKSADASAATLAVAKQEAAQLRSQLQQVREELNAALLGQQQLQAQSSQAVQGLQQQLEAQYRASIDTLAREKQELSLKVRLMEADRQATNSVEAGGPDPMEMVTLQGEVHRKASEATLLNSRLQYAQGQVETLKGECNRLIEELKEAHTAHADTKRALFTVEHEAASLRTRCGSMDELELALQRKTAECTNIEQELLKLVGSLQMCQRETETAVRLEFDSRLTEVQEMRDTAERERREVERKLLNCQHDLAELRRRLESTQEDLQLYRGQVAKLEKEKSTMSAQIAFAGHTAAAAAAAGADLTDDDVHRALAVAAIKKRGSRIPKREADLGGAGGGTADRGGAATSRGDADTAGAAPAKEAREALDLFEALSWDGDWEQGQMREALATAAMDLELAETRCQQMAEQVEQSREMLRKVSDERDMLLEESIALRGRVTHVQTIFAKQQLQAYRAAAAASGLDTEGLITFSIRGLQSQEAAMCRSLGIANLKAPVSFFFTLEGLADYEAMVGPTLRALDDVVDVRFQYEGLAKDAVTLAAIEQTTFCFQLHCAAGETSRLVGMAELPGASLLNAREVPVEDTLNLIDGEGQTVGSILVEFCCARLVLPILLGAPLSDPRAGEASFTLSAPEIKSAMVALRTVCHLRIQVFRAEGLGGSAEAGTAPQPYVFYTATSPLGALNCVRDTVVHPSSRAFTTDPVFDAMPVDHRVIVDPALIRFVAFGVVSFVLFDERATNVQANLGVVEVALRPLLNSPHATVRVTEKLHPQGTLSVGLSWVSGV, from the coding sequence ATGCAACGTCAcgccaccacggcggcggtgacgcctGAGCGCGACTTGGAGGATCGCCTTCAGCGCGCCCTGCATGAGAACAGCATATTGAAGCTCCAGAAGAATGAGCTGGAAGAGAAGCTCAAGAAGGTGCAGACGCAGTTTCGCCGCCTTGCCGCGGACTGGCGTCGGGCGCAGGAGAGCGGCGCAGTGGTATCTCCCGGCTCTGTGTCATCGCCGTGTTGGGCGGCACTACCCGCACGACCCCACTCAGCGGCCGAGACAGGAATTCGAGGCTCGTCTGCGACCCCGTCGTTAAGGGGGCTACTGCCTCCGTTGAACCCGAATCAGCCTGCTCACGCGCCCACCGGCACGTCCCCGGACACAGCGAAGCAGTTTAAGAAGCAGGGCAGCTCGCCAAGCTTCACGACGGCCGCTGCGGGTGTGAGCGAGGCTGAGCTGGCGGCCTGCAAAGCAGCGctcgcgcatgcgcagctggagctccagcaggtgcgcgcggctgccCTGGCCGCTGCCAAGGCGCGAACTACTGCACTCGCTGCTTCGAGCAACGCAACCACCAAGTCAGCTGACGCCTCCGCAGCCACCTTGGCCGTGGCAAAGCAGGAGGCAGCACAGCTCCGCTCCCAGCTTCAGCAGGTACGCGAGGAGCTCAACGCCGCCCTActcggccagcagcagctgcaagcGCAGTCCAGCCAAGCCGTGCAGggactgcagcagcagctggaggcgcagTACCGCGCCTCTATCGACACCCTCGCTCGTGAGAAGCAGGAACTGAGTTTGAAGGTGCGACTCATGGAGGCAGACAGGCAGGCAACAAACTcggtggaggcgggcggTCCAGACCCGATGGAGATGGTGACCCTACAAGGGGAGGTGCACCGCAAGGCGAGCGAAGCCACTCTCCTGAACAGTCGCCTCCAGTATGCGCAAGGACAGGTCGAGACGCTGAAGGGTGAGTGCAACCGGCTCATCGAGGAACTcaaggaggcgcacacagccCACGCTGACACGAAGAGGGCTTTGTTCACGGTGGAGCACGAGGCAGCGTCGCTGCGAACGCGATGCGGGTCGATGGACGAGTtggagctggcgctgcagcgcaaaaCGGCGGAGTGCACAAATATCGAAcaggagctgctgaagctcgTTGGCTCACTGCAGATGTGCCAGCGTgagacggagacggcggTTCGCCTTGAGTTCGACAGTCGTCTCACAGAGGTTCAGGAGATGCGCGACACAGcggagcgagagcgacggGAGGTGGAGCGAAAGCTGCTTAACTGCCAGCACGACCTTGCGGAGCTGCGTCGTCGGTTGGAGAGCACACAGGAGGACCTCCAGCTCTACCGCGGTCAGGTAGCGAAGCtagagaaggagaagagtACAATGTCGGCGCAGATTGCGTTCGCGGGGCacacagccgcggcggccgctgcagcgggagCCGACCTcaccgacgacgacgtgcaCCGAGCcctggcagtggcggcaatCAAGAAGAGGGGATCACGGATACCGAAGCGGGAGGCGGACTtgggtggtgctggtggtggtacTGCTGAtagaggcggcgctgccacgtcTCGGGGTGATGCCGACACCGCCGGTGCGGCCCcggcgaaggaggcgagAGAAGCTCTCGATCTTTTCGAGGCCCTGTCGTGGGACGGCGACTGGGAGCAGGGCCAGATGCGCGAGGCTCTGGCCACTGCCGCGATGGACCTGGAATTGGCCGAGACGCGCTGTCAACAGATGGCTGAGCAGGTGGAGCAGTCTCGCGAGATGCTGCGCAAGGTGAGCGATGAGCGGGATATGCTACTCGAGGAGAGTATTGCGCTTCGTGGTCGTGTGACACATGTACAGACCATTTTCGCCAAACAGCAACTGCAGGCGTATcgggcagccgccgcagcgagcgGGCTCGACACCGAGGGACTGATCACCTTTTCTATTCGCGGGCTGCAGAGCCAGGAGGCGGCCATGTGCCGTTCCTTGGGCATTGCCAATCTCAAAGCCCCTGTCTCATTCTTTTTCACGCTGGAGGGGCTGGCGGACTACGAGGCGATGGTGGGGCCGACGCTACGCGCTCTCGATGATGTTGTGGACGTGCGCTTCCAATACGAAGGTCTCGCAAAGGATGCTGTCACGCTGGCGGCCATCGAGCAGACAACCTTCTGCTTCCAGTTGcactgcgccgccggcgagACGAGCCGATTGGTAGGCATGGCGGAGCTGCCTGGGGCATCGCTGCTGAATGCGCGCGAGGTCCCGGTGGAGGACACATTGAACCTCATCGACGGCGAGGGGCAGACGGTGGGGAGCATCCTGGTCGAGTTCTGCTGTGCTCGTCTTGTGCTGCCCATCCTGCTAGGCGCCCCTCTTTCCGACCCACGTGCCGGGGAGGCTTCCTTCACTCTGTCTGCGCCAGAGATTAAATCGGCcatggtggcgctgcgcaccgtgTGCCACCTGCGCATTCAAGTGTTCCGCGCCGAGGGCCTGGGCGGCTCCGCAGAGGCGGGCACGGCGCCTCAGCCCTACGTCTTCTACACAGCCACGTCGCCTCTCGGGGCCCTCAACTGCGTGCGGGACACTGTCGTGCACCCGTCTAGCCGCGCCTTTACCACAGACCCTGTGTTTGATGCGATGCCGGTGGATCATCGTGTCATTGTCGATCCGGCGCTGATCCGTTTCGTGGCGTTTGGCGTCGTCAGCTTCGTCCTCTTTGATGAGCGCGCGACCAATGTGCAAGCCAACCTCggcgtggtggaggtggcgctgcgtccGCTGCTCAACTCGCCGCATGCGACCGTTCGAGTCACGGAGAAGCTGCATCCGCAGGGCACGCTGAGCGTTGGGCTGTCGTGGGTGTCCGGTGTGTGA
- a CDS encoding putative RNA binding protein (previous protein_id=AAZ09489.1), whose protein sequence is MATYKREDLRRVSFANLDEHCDEGIVYELCLQFGRIQNISWPTEVNINGMPQRASRCYVDFENAEDAKYCFEALYRARVKLFNKELRVFHASNELAQSGAAGSPRNGAAVIGLHEVGAKVVVRNIDYRVTEFDVTRFFESFGPFAAPPRMLRDSVGNFRGVVILSYKTFEASDRVIRDMDQKVFRDRVISVHYAQMEDGSGRLHGTKEERANAALIREEERRYREMVAKEMAEVRQERQQSRVRDASWAEVNVYSRPRR, encoded by the coding sequence ATGGCCACGTACAAACGCGAGGATTTGCGGCGTGTAAGCTTTGCCAACCTAGACGAGCACTGTGATGAGGGCATCGTGTACGAGCTGTGCCTGCAGTTCGGGCGCATCCAGAACATTAGCTGGCCGACCGAGGTGAACATTAACGGCATGCCGCAGCGCGCCTCGCGCTGCTATGTCGACTTCGAGAACGCCGAGGACGCCAAGTACTGCTTCGAGGCTCTCTACCGAGCGCGCGTGAAGCTGTTTAATAAGGAGCTGCGCGTCTTTCACGCCAGTAACGAGCTGGCGCAGAGTGGTGCAGCGGGCTCGCCGAGAAACGGGGCGGCGGTGATTGGCTTGCACGAGGTGGGGGCCAAGGTGGTGGTACGCAACATCGATTACCGCGTCACGGAGTTCGACGTGACGCGCTTCTTCGAGAGCTTTGGTCCGTTCGCTGCCCCGCCCCGCATGCTGCGCGACTCCGTCGGCAACTTTCGCGGCGTTGTCATTCTTTCGTACAAGACGTTTGAAGCAAGCGACCGTGTGATTCGAGACATGGACCAGAAGGTGTTCCGTGATCGCGTCATTTCGGTGCACTACGCACAGATGGAGGACGGCAGCGGGCGGCTGCACGGCACGAAAGAGGAGCGCGCGAACGCGGCCCTCAttcgcgaggaggagaggcgctACCGTGAGATGGTGGCCAAGGAGATGGCGGAGGTGCgacaggagcggcagcaaaGTCGTGTGCGGGACGCGTCATGGGCGGAGGTGAACGTGTACAGCCGCCCGCGTCGCTGA
- a CDS encoding conserved hypothetical protein (previous protein_id=AAZ09490.1) yields the protein MEESYVEGNLGPVFSNAEPLSLPIVARILHEKRIGAEETDKIKGVLIQSCSEAVNILQEDCAPESMVNSLHGKRLRLRVGGGGVANVHLTGLQIDENGYAVLPPEGTAPSAAALSSESRTERMKPFEIIALTTLRPTTTREAVELIPSLYRFEDAELDDILGMLSY from the coding sequence ATGGAGGAGAGCTACGTCGAGGGTAACCTCGGCCCTGTCTTCAGCAACGCTGAGCCGCTGTCCCTTCCCATTGTAGCGCGTATTCTTCACGAGaagcgcatcggcgccgaGGAGACAGACAAGATCAAAGGCGTGCTGATTCAGTCCTGCAGTGAGGCGGTCAATATCCTACAGGAGGACTGCGCGCCAGAGAGCATGGTGAACAGCCTGCACGGGAAACGGCTTCGGCTGCgcgtcggtggcggtggcgttgctaACGTGCACTTGACGGGGCTCCAGATTGACGAGAACGGCTACGCAGTGCTGCCACCTGAGGGCACTGCACcgtccgccgctgctctaTCATCTGAGTCTCGCACAGAGCGCATGAAGCCCTTCGAAATTATTGCTCTCACGACGCTTCGACCGACCACGACGAGAGAGGCTGTGGAGTTGATCCCGTCGTTGTACCGCTTCGAGGATGCGGAGCTGGACGACATACTAGGCATGCTGTCCTACTAA
- a CDS encoding conserved hypothetical protein (previous protein_id=AAZ09491.1), translated as MLSLLIDQCGADASDLPQLVRLNELIRAEEEGTGGGSIVAHTLVATQAPPSPPLAAPTVAPAEGTHVERQAAEFATPFVSTPAKDNTALGFLLLHCALPEEQAQCTALQRLQGLLLEETHEGGADESADGNFSPFRAKPPTLAPAPTAAAVVANAIKPPHKHDHPAFSDVGAMHQNWIGATTAVPSPALPGTAPPPRPRLSIPVPILPGAGEWKGTTYFRAEEAASPQPSAQPVPRHAVSAASAADISAAGVDGNAMSDETDALRASSPLQPSESKELPPSDDDKQAENKQAPVTVLLPSHAALTKETCAAQTAHETPAAGEGRRAELKAATPLRPRHTPHTSSYAGRMPCPVSEALAARNSATARLLAGSGATRAASETPPVSRPMSEFAKRFVMRLYERPCTPCVEATSSPIPRQHQHHTQHPPQMLAAGSGVDAARGRRASSERSLLRAPLAEMWQSRQAVDACHVLPAQERASLLAQKVVTRPMLRTPTPLQHDHQHRGTGSEPLRPHCTVPHRPAAGSPALLPSARPFHRHSSFPHSAGGSSGTAAVEPLSDLMVVGVRIRLPAVGPKRPRHA; from the coding sequence ATGCTGTCGCTTCTCATCGATCAAtgtggcgccgacgcgtcgGACCTCCCGCAGCTGGTGCGACTGAATGAACTGATTCGCGCGGAGGAAGAAGGGACTGGCGGTGGTTCCATAGTGGCGCACACCCTAGTCGCGACTCAGgcacccccctctccacctctgGCCGCTCCGACCGTCGCACCCGCCGAAGGCACCCACGTTGAGAGGCAAGCAGCGGAGTTCGCCACCCCGTTCGTGTCGACACCCGCCAAGGACAACACCGCGCTCGGTTTTCTGCTACTCCACTGCGCCCTCCCGGAAGAGCAGGCGCAGTGCACGGCGCTACAGCGGCTACAAGGATTGCTGCTCGAGGAGACGCACGAGGGAGGCGCTGACGAGTCCGCCGATGGGAACTTCTCCCCGTTCAGGGCCAAGCCACCAACACTGGCTCCCGCACctactgccgccgctgttgtggCTAACGCAATCAAGCCACCACACAAACATGATCATCCAGCGTTCTCAGACGTCGGTGCTATGCATCAGAACTGGATAggtgccaccaccgccgtaCCTTCGCCCGCACTGCCGGGgacagcgcctccgcctcggccCCGGCTGAGCATCCCGGTGCCAATATTGCCAGGTGCCGGCGAGTGGAAGGGGACCACTTACTTCcgtgcggaggaggcggcgtcgccccAACCATCGGCCCAGCCCGTGCCGCGGCACGCGGTGTCTGCTGCTTCCGCCGCCGATATTTCTGCTGCGGGGGTTGACGGGAATGCGATGAGTGACGAGACCGATGCATTGCGGGCCAGCTCGCCCCTGCAGCCCTCGGAAAGCAAGGAGCTACCACcgagcgacgacgacaagcAGGCCGAAAACAAGCAGGCGCCAGTCACTGTTTTGCTTCCTTCCCACGCTGCCCTCACCAAAGAGACATGTGCTGCACAGACAGCCCACGAGACGCCTGCTGCAGGTGAAGGCAGACGTGCCGAGTTGAAGGCTGCCACCCCCCTGCGGCCGCGCCATACTCCGCACACTTCCTCCTATGCTGGTCGCATGCCGTGCCCGGTCAGCGAGGCGCTCGCCGCGCGCAACAGCGCAACCGCTCGGTTGCTCGCAGGTAGTGGAGCGACCCGTGCGGCATCTGAAACGCCGCCGGTGTCACGCCCCATGTCTGAGTTTGCTAAGCGCTTCGTGATGAGGCTCTACGAAAGGCCCTGCACACCGTGCGTTGAGGCAACGTCGTCGCCCATACcccggcagcaccagcaccacacGCAGCATCCACCTCAGATGCTCGCCGCCGGGAGCGGCGTGGATGCCGCCCGTGGCCGTCGTGCCTCGTCGGAGAGGTCACTTCTTCGAGCGCCCTTGGCGGAAATGTGGCAGTCAAGGCAGGCAGTCGACGCTTGTCACGTCCTGCCGGCACAGGAACGAGCGTCTCTGCTTGCACAGAAAGTGGTGACGCGGCCGATGCTCCGTACACCCACGCCGCTTCAGCATGACCACCAGCATAGAGGCACTGGCTcggagccgctgcgcccTCATTGCACTGTCCCACACCGCCCGGCTGCCGGGTCGCCTGCGTTACTGCCTAGTGCCCGCCCTTTTCACCGACACTCCTCCTTTCCACACAGCGCtgggggcagcagcggcacagctgcTGTTGAGCCTCTCTCAGACCTGATGGTAGTTGGCGTACGCATCCGTCTGCCCGCTGTGGGTCCTAAACGCCCGCGCCACGCCTGA
- a CDS encoding conserved hypothetical protein (previous protein_id=AAZ09492.1) — protein MGRNKPRSKAVDVTKSLLQPTSITDHIAVQVAANNVIQVAEDDLSPTQGSEAAFALRREGKLDASMKLCLNWRQGNCYNHAACSFAHVIPYFGVSSDGGGTPGTPGKPAGFNVDGGGGFTYSSAAAGGEAGGRGGNAASSSSWPQRIASPLYTATTVGQRGEEDKTMSAAASAQLSAASAASVKPEVADSTDTTEVGSMAPSSNVSAPPPAVVSGDGLRSILVSLTAALANKAALCAISDLAEPTDADDDVDFTQPHAAWLREMAERAEEEERATLTDGAYSWQQPLKVSLAEFVEVAGKSLLGEPLWQDCSAADLYHSLADRATAAAATSMRRRREAAQSQAQEEAADHVAAADPRAFSTAPTMADAGGVGARAAPLTLVDLLLDEAGGADAEDNSAPAPPLA, from the coding sequence ATGGGCCGCAACAAGCCGCGATCGAAGGCGGTAGATGTTACGAAGAGTCTACTGCAGCCAACTAGTATCACCGACCACATTGCCGTCCAGGTAGCGGCAAACAATGTCATTCAGGTGGCCGAAGATGACCTCAGCCCCACGCAGGGAAGCGAGGCAGCCTTCGCTCTTCGGCGCGAGGGCAAGCTGGATGCCTCCATGAAGCTGTGCCTCAACTGGCGCCAGGGCAACTGCTACAACCATGCCGCGTGCTCCTTCGCCCACGTCATTCCGTACTTCGGCGTtagcagcgacggcggcggcaccccGGGAACACCGGGTAAGCCGGCCGGCTTCaacgtcgacggcggcggcggcttcacCTACagtagcgctgctgcggggggcgaggcgggcgggcgcGGCGGTAacgctgcctccagctcgtcGTGGCCGCAGAGGATTGCGTCACCTTTGTACACCGCCACAACCGTGGGCCAGCGTGGGGAGGAAGACAAGACTAtgtcagcagcggcatccgcGCAACTTTCGGCTGCCTCCGCTGCTTCTGTGAAACCGGAGGTCGCGGATTCGACTGACACGACAGAAGTGGGGTCAATGGCGCCGTCCTCGAACGtctcggcaccaccgccggcggtggtgtcagGTGATGGGCTGCGCTCGATCCTGGTGTCGCTTACCGCCGCTTTGGCGAACAAGGCGGCCTTGTGCGCTATCAGTGACCTCGCCGAACCCACTGATGCGGATGACGACGTCGACTTCACTCAACCGCACGCTGCGTGGCTTCGAGAGATGGCTGAGCgcgcggaagaggaggagagggcgacgCTGACCGATGGAGCCTACTCTTGGCAACAGCCCCTGAAAGTGTCGCTGGCGGAGTTTGTTGAGGTGGCCGGCAAGAGTCTACTAGGTGAGCCCCTGTGGCAGGATTGTAGTGCTGCGGACCTTTACCACTCACTCGCCGACCGCGccactgcggctgccgcaacCTCTATGCGTCGGCGCAGGGAGGCCGCGCAGTCACAGGCACAGGAGGAGGCAGCTGACCAcgtcgcggctgccgacCCTCGTGCGTTCTCCACCGCACCGACGATggctgatgccggcggtgtcggtgctagggcagcgccgctcaCCCTTGTAGACTTGCTGCTGGATGAGGCAGGGGGTGCGGACGCGGAAGACAAcagcgcaccagcaccaccccTCGCCTAA
- a CDS encoding conserved hypothetical protein (previous protein_id=AAZ09493.1) has protein sequence MQLSQNVARTTVPSYYHIRTNLPQRKPQNQWEGVYYYSGITKRQQHVVLLQRKREREMYLRQYNRQVASLRGQYAAHHEKPLASLPERLMFATKLASCGMHNEAATFVDAMHHGKELRAIDYVHLISSLRASDLGTCILHSEAACDPALTFKFLGDNAGAERATEAYRWYDMAMSALAHECGSLRPESTPAASQLTNALMRALMTCGYAHVKAIPDAVYDRMGARGISPTASTYDHVILALALTGNAAEAEDVFRFVRHRHAEHVTVHGYNALLLGNREARLFDRCDGLWQELVDRRWPRANPLTAELYLRSVVDHAYTPTSEGLQRFGSVHVVEKKKVPIVLTQMDELGIPRTHLSGPLRDEVEDALRKFSIYRNRFYEWGRAVKQFDFIEFRRRHGWMYDLHLMKNTTKMLPPIRDPSQPDSTMASAAMVELPAFFTERHPWERNALESLLSVTKERERMDDVRAGDIYYDDTKSIHERSSTWMNEVPETRYDQLYGINHPDVSKIGIRTHLEVEYTNRKEVMEKDAALVRKSIRRGRRLRHRVEVSRTHRNEGSLTAKESK, from the coding sequence ATGCAGCTCAGCCAAAATGTGGCGCGGACCACAGTGCCCTCGTACTACCACATCCGCACCAACCTTCCGCAGCGCAAGCCACAGAATCAATGGGAGGGCGTATACTACTACAGCGGCATCACGAAGCGCCAACAGCAcgtcgtgctgctgcagcgcaagcgtGAACGGGAGATGTACCTGCGACAGTACAACCGTCAGGTCGCCTCCCTCCGCGGACAGTACGCGGCTCATCATGAGAAGCCGCTTGCCTCGTTACCGGAGCGGCTGATGTTTGCCACTAAGCTGGCGAGCTGCGGCATGCACAACGAAGCAGCCACCTTTGTGGATGCAATGCATCACGGCAAAGAGCTACGCGCCATAGACTACGTCCACCTGATCAGCTCCCTGCGAGCCAGTGATCTTGGCACCTGCATCCTGCACAGCGAGGCGGCCTGTGACCCTGCCTTGACCTTCAAGTTCCTTGGTGACAACGCAGGCGCGGAGCGGGCGACGGAAGCGTACCGGTGGTATGACATGGCCATGTCTGCTCTAGCACATGAGTGCGGCAGCCTTCGACCCGAGTCGACCCCTGCCGCGTCTCAGCTGACCAACGCGCTCATGCGCGCCCTCATGACGTGCGGCTACGCGCACGTGAAGGCCATTCCCGACGCCGTATATGATCGCATGGGTGCCCGTGGCATTAGCCCGACGGCGTCCACCTACGATCACGTCATCTTGGCGCTGGCGCTCACAGGAAACGCCGCAGAGGCCGAAGATGTCTTTCGCTTTGTgcgccaccgtcacgcaGAGCACGTCACCGTTCACGGCTACAACGCTCTGCTGCTCGGCAATCGCGAGGCAAGGCTCTTCGACCGCTGCGATGGCTTGTGGCAGGAGCTGGTTGACCGCCGCTGGCCGCGCGCGAATCCACTGACAGCAGAGCTGTACCTCCGCAGCGTGGTGGACCACGCCTACACCCCCACCTCCGAGGGCTTGCAGCGGTTCGGCAGCGTCCACGTggtggagaagaagaaggtgcCGATCGTGCTGACGCAGATGGACGAGCTCGGCAtcccgcgcacgcacctctcCGGCCCGCTGCGTGACGAGGTggaggatgcgctgcgcaAGTTCTCGATCTACCGTAACCGCTTCTACGAGTGGGGTCGAGCGGTGAAGCAGTTCGACTTCATCGagttccgccgccgccacgggtGGATGTACGACCTGCATCTCATGAAGAACACGACCAAGATGCTGCCGCCCATCCGTGACCCGTCGCAGCCGGACAGCACGATGGCTAGCGCCGCCATGGTGGAGCTGCCCGCCTTCTTCACGGAGCGCCACCCGTGGGAGCGCAACGCGTTGGAGTCGTTGCTTTCAGTGACGAAGGAGCGTGAGCGCATGGACGACGTGCGGGCTGGGGACATCTACTACGATGATACCAAGAGCATCcacgagcgcagcagcacgtggATGAACGAGGTGCCGGAGACGCGGTATGACCAGCTGTACGGAATCAACCACCCGGATGTGTCGAAGATCGGCATCCGCACGCACCTGGAGGTGGAGTACACAAATCGGAAGGAGGTCATGGAGAAGGACgcggcgcttgtgcggaAGTCGATCCGTCGTGgccgccgtctgcgccaCCGGGTCGAGGTGTCGCGAACGCATCGCAACGAGGGCTCCCTCACAGCGAAGGAAAGCAAGTAG
- a CDS encoding conserved hypothetical protein (previous protein_id=AAZ09494.1), with protein sequence MAPPRKIDLFVARAYSRKGVQSGLFFWTVLALVFAGTFVVSKIPLGLYTPTVGFQQGKHREPPKQSIPPTPTTPAGRGIIRAYNQRIIAIGDLHGDIDRLRSTLRAANVLEKDVDAWRKGCTDVVVQLGNVVGYGPDAPEMLQLLSGLKPQALASGGRLITLSGNQELLTLSGVLEYVHPRQLNLSAGYVGLRYLYGPGGRYGRMMAEENLAVAIVSDIVFVHGGLTAAYARRGVNKLNAEWYEGAALMNLARHPFHDEESPLWDHSVVRAAMGGNCGPLSAGMAALKAKENRDINLMVVGHTTMRDGKVGTWCAGKLMTIDVAMSRYVENGGYEAFVSFLPMLKKVKRKKLVLGTAERVQTHYPLGPGVRAALLASTEA encoded by the coding sequence ATGGCGCCTCCACGCAAGATAGACCTGTTCGTGGCGCGTGCCTACTCGCGCAAGGGTGTGCAGTCAGGGCTGTTCTTCTGGACTGTTTTGGCCCTCGTCTTCGCGGGCACGTTCGTCGTCTCCAAAATTCCGTTAGGCCTTTATACACCTACGGTTGGTTTCCAGCAGGGCAAACACCGCGAGCCCCCAAAGCAGAGTATCCCGCCCACGCCTACCACCCCAGCAGGCCGTGGGATCATTCGTGCGTACAATCAACGCATTATCGCTATCGGTGACCTCCACGGCGACATTGACCGACTCCGCAGCACCCTGCGCGCTGCGAatgtgctggagaaggacgTGGACGCCTGGCGGAAGGGGTGCACCGATGTCGTGGTGCAGCTAGGCAACGTTGTGGGCTACGGTCCCGATGCTCCGgagatgctgcagctgctgtcggGGCTCAAGCCTCAGGCTCTCGCCTCTGGTGGACGCCTCATCACGTTGAGCGGAAACCAGGAGCTGCTCACCCTTTCCGGGGTCTTGGAATACGTGCATCCGCGGCAGCTGAACCTGTCCGCCGGCTATGTCGGCTTACGCTACCTGTACGGCCCTGGCGGACGCTACGGGCGCATGATGGCCGAGGAAAACTTGGCCGTGGCGATCGTCTCGGACATCGTGTTTGTGCATGGCGGGCTGACCGCGGCGTACGCCCGCCGCGGTGTCAACAAGCTCAACGCCGAGTGGTATGAAGGGGCTGCCTTGATGAATCTGGCAAGGCACCCCTTTCACGATGAGGAGAGTCCGTTGTGGGACCACAGTGTCGTGCGGGCGGCTATGGGCGGCAACTGCGGCCCTCTCTCTGCGGGCATGGCGGCGCTCAAGGCAAAGGAAAACAGGGACATCAATCTCATGGTGGTGGGCCACACGACCATGCGGGACGGGAAGGTGGGCACCTGGTGTGCTGGCAAGCTCATGACCATCGACGTCGCCATGAGCCGATACGTCGAGAATGGCGGCTACGAGGCGTTCGTCAGCTTCCTACCGATGCTGAAAAAGGTGAAACGGAAGAAGCTCGTCCTAGGCACGGCAGAGCGCGTCCAAACGCACTACCCACTCGGCCCCGGCGTCCGCGCGGCGCTCCTTGCTTCGACAGAGGCTTAA